A stretch of Imperialibacter roseus DNA encodes these proteins:
- a CDS encoding ferric reductase-like transmembrane domain-containing protein → MEIDYIEISGIIGLVGIAALALNFIVGYFIWSGSTIKLPYGLKFLGLHKLTGYTAAIAILVHILLLPFSPKSGFTWGDLLLPAWTEHQPLANTFGAVALYVIALVVISSYYKSSIKLKTWRTIHYTSYFAMVPLILHAVITDPKLQDRPIDWFDAEKLFVILCCVVMLGMTAYRFLAKK, encoded by the coding sequence ATGGAAATTGACTACATAGAAATCTCCGGTATTATAGGCCTGGTTGGCATAGCCGCCCTGGCACTTAATTTCATCGTTGGCTACTTCATTTGGTCAGGTTCGACAATCAAATTACCCTATGGCCTTAAGTTCCTTGGACTTCACAAGTTGACCGGCTATACGGCCGCCATCGCTATTCTGGTACATATTCTTTTGTTGCCATTTTCACCAAAGTCCGGCTTTACCTGGGGCGACCTGCTACTACCTGCCTGGACGGAGCACCAGCCTCTGGCCAACACCTTTGGTGCCGTGGCTCTTTACGTCATTGCACTGGTAGTCATCAGCTCCTACTACAAAAGCTCTATCAAACTCAAAACCTGGCGCACTATTCACTATACGTCCTATTTCGCTATGGTTCCGCTAATCCTGCATGCTGTGATTACCGACCCAAAACTTCAGGACCGGCCTATCGACTGGTTTGATGCAGAGAAGCTTTTCGTGATTCTTTGCTGTGTGGTGATGTTGGGAATGACTGCGTACAGGTTTTTGGCCAAAAAATAA
- a CDS encoding glycosyl hydrolase, which yields MKLIPVFLLCLALSVYCFRALGQVDPDASDKTFYLYENLRRVQASNQFLFGQEFFNSFSYSSGSAHGDKEFSDSKNVTGTHPAVLGSDFHYYLEKSEGERRYHTEAVKWAYQQGYVITYDWHLSARGTNSYEYKDDVKNLVSNIVDDLDGDRDWYLAELDKVIDIINDELVVDGENIPIVFRPLHEMNGGWFWWGSKATTPQTYKALYRLTQQYIEERTNTVLFAWSPNNPVDFNYYPGDDYVDIVGVDAYEVSVSGLRNILAPIVDYSFASGKVAVFTETGNRTNGGASNGDDAAQYWLDTILPAITGDPTGRSQNIAWVLTWINAAWSFPYVPYANSSEAAKASFIAFQSSSAAIFGNEMPDMYRFYDVTAVADNRPNEEVQLFPIPVTSDLTIRLSGFENQSLVKIYDLRGQLVHELTAEGNEMTIHTEGLLSTGVYLLSATDSRKTVSKKVVVN from the coding sequence ATGAAGCTGATACCAGTGTTCCTTCTTTGCCTTGCCCTATCCGTTTATTGTTTCCGAGCATTAGGCCAGGTCGATCCGGATGCTTCCGACAAAACTTTTTACCTCTACGAAAACCTAAGAAGGGTGCAAGCCAGCAACCAGTTTCTTTTTGGTCAGGAGTTTTTCAACAGCTTCAGCTACTCCTCCGGCTCCGCCCATGGAGACAAGGAATTTTCTGATAGTAAAAACGTCACAGGAACACATCCTGCCGTGCTGGGATCTGACTTTCACTATTACCTTGAGAAATCGGAAGGAGAGCGACGCTACCACACCGAGGCGGTAAAGTGGGCCTACCAGCAAGGCTACGTCATTACCTACGACTGGCACCTCAGTGCCAGGGGCACGAACAGCTATGAATATAAGGATGATGTAAAAAACCTTGTGAGCAATATTGTTGACGATTTGGATGGCGACAGGGATTGGTACCTCGCTGAGCTCGACAAAGTAATTGACATTATCAATGATGAGCTGGTGGTCGACGGTGAAAACATCCCCATCGTTTTCCGGCCTTTGCACGAAATGAATGGCGGCTGGTTTTGGTGGGGTAGCAAAGCCACCACTCCACAAACTTACAAAGCCCTTTACCGGCTCACGCAGCAATACATAGAAGAACGAACGAACACCGTGCTCTTTGCCTGGTCACCTAACAATCCAGTCGATTTCAACTACTACCCTGGCGACGACTATGTCGACATTGTTGGGGTAGACGCCTATGAGGTGTCTGTTTCGGGCTTGCGCAACATTCTGGCGCCCATTGTCGACTACTCATTCGCCAGCGGCAAAGTGGCCGTGTTTACCGAAACGGGCAACCGAACTAATGGAGGGGCTTCCAATGGAGATGACGCAGCCCAATATTGGTTGGACACAATATTGCCTGCTATTACCGGAGACCCAACCGGCCGTTCGCAAAACATTGCCTGGGTACTTACATGGATCAATGCGGCCTGGTCGTTTCCTTACGTGCCCTACGCCAATAGCAGCGAGGCTGCCAAAGCGAGTTTCATAGCCTTCCAAAGTTCGTCCGCAGCGATATTTGGGAATGAGATGCCTGACATGTACAGGTTCTACGATGTAACTGCCGTAGCAGACAACAGACCAAATGAAGAAGTCCAGCTATTTCCTATTCCGGTAACCAGCGACCTCACCATCCGGCTCTCGGGGTTCGAGAACCAGTCTCTGGTGAAAATATATGACCTGAGAGGACAGCTGGTGCATGAGTTGACTGCTGAAGGCAATGAAATGACTATTCACACCGAAGGGCTGCTATCGACCGGTGTCTATTTACTAAGCGCCACCGATTCGAGAAAGACGGTGAGCAAGAAGGTGGTAGTGAATTAA
- a CDS encoding Gfo/Idh/MocA family protein: MNTFNINRRHFLKGASATLALSTFGFRGIDLINPQRPFRVALIGTGWYGKSDLFRLIQVAPVEVIALCDVDKNQLNAAADLVSKRQKSGKKPKLYGDYRKLLSENELDIVLIGTPDHWHALQMIDAVKAGAHVYVQKPISVDVMEGEAMVAAARKYNKVVQVGTQRKSTPHLIDAKKNIVDAGLLGTIRHVEMCCYFAMRNNSNPPLEPVPDFLDYEMWTGPAPLRPYDGIPHIRWWRAFMEYGNGVTGDMCVHMLDTVRWMLKLGWPTKISANGGIFVQKDAKSNIADTQVANFEYPELNCVWTHRTWGTPADPQYPWSFKLYGDKGTLSASTMQYDFVPVGDGEKIHKDVVYEREKYPEDLTEERIELNAAPATRLHMLDFLNAIDKKSRPVADIEEGHISTASCILANISMELGRPLSYDPKTMTVPGDAEATQKLQRAYRSPWTHPDPKKV, encoded by the coding sequence ATGAATACTTTTAACATCAATCGCCGGCATTTTCTTAAAGGGGCCTCGGCAACCCTGGCATTGTCCACCTTTGGGTTCCGGGGCATTGATCTCATCAATCCGCAAAGGCCTTTTAGGGTTGCGCTAATCGGAACAGGTTGGTATGGAAAAAGTGACTTGTTTCGACTGATTCAGGTGGCACCGGTAGAAGTAATTGCTCTTTGCGATGTAGACAAAAACCAGCTGAACGCTGCCGCTGACCTGGTTAGCAAGCGTCAGAAGTCGGGCAAGAAGCCCAAGCTGTACGGCGACTACCGCAAGCTACTTTCAGAAAACGAGCTTGACATTGTGCTGATTGGCACGCCCGACCACTGGCATGCACTGCAAATGATTGATGCTGTAAAGGCAGGCGCTCATGTGTATGTGCAGAAGCCTATCAGCGTCGACGTAATGGAAGGGGAGGCCATGGTAGCCGCTGCGAGAAAATACAACAAGGTGGTGCAGGTAGGAACACAACGCAAGAGCACCCCGCACTTAATTGACGCCAAGAAAAACATTGTTGACGCCGGGCTGCTTGGCACTATTCGCCATGTAGAAATGTGTTGCTATTTTGCCATGCGCAACAATTCAAATCCACCGCTGGAGCCGGTTCCGGACTTCCTCGACTATGAAATGTGGACAGGCCCGGCGCCTTTGCGTCCGTACGATGGCATTCCCCACATTCGCTGGTGGAGAGCGTTTATGGAATATGGTAACGGTGTTACCGGTGATATGTGCGTGCACATGCTCGACACCGTTCGCTGGATGCTGAAGCTGGGCTGGCCAACAAAAATCAGCGCCAATGGAGGCATTTTTGTCCAGAAGGATGCGAAGTCGAATATAGCGGATACGCAGGTCGCCAATTTCGAATATCCGGAATTGAACTGCGTGTGGACGCACCGGACATGGGGCACACCGGCCGATCCGCAATACCCGTGGTCATTCAAACTCTATGGAGACAAGGGCACGCTTTCTGCCAGCACGATGCAGTATGATTTTGTGCCTGTGGGTGACGGAGAAAAGATCCACAAGGATGTGGTGTACGAAAGAGAAAAGTATCCTGAAGATTTGACAGAGGAACGCATTGAATTGAATGCAGCACCTGCCACAAGGTTGCATATGCTCGACTTCCTCAACGCAATTGACAAGAAAAGCAGACCGGTAGCCGACATTGAGGAAGGGCATATCTCTACCGCAAGCTGTATACTAGCCAATATTTCGATGGAATTGGGAAGGCCGTTGTCCTACGACCCCAAAACGATGACGGTGCCAGGCGATGCTGAAGCGACTCAGAAGTTGCAAAGGGCCTACAGAAGCCCATGGACACATCCTGATCCTAAGAAGGTTTAA
- a CDS encoding translation initiation factor — translation MSKKNSHKDRVGIVYSTASDFDYTTDQEEEADTLPANQQVLKIFYENKGRGGKQVTLVKNFIGTNADLEALGKKLKAYCGTGGSVKDGEILIQGDLRPKVAEFLRKQGYQVKGA, via the coding sequence ATGTCGAAAAAGAATAGCCATAAGGATAGGGTTGGCATTGTTTACTCCACTGCTTCGGATTTTGATTATACCACTGACCAGGAAGAGGAGGCGGATACGCTTCCTGCCAATCAGCAGGTGCTGAAAATCTTTTATGAGAACAAAGGCCGGGGAGGGAAGCAGGTAACGCTTGTGAAGAACTTCATAGGAACCAATGCTGACCTGGAGGCGCTCGGTAAGAAATTGAAAGCCTACTGTGGCACTGGCGGCAGTGTGAAAGATGGCGAGATTTTGATTCAGGGTGACCTGAGGCCCAAGGTAGCTGAGTTTCTCAGGAAGCAAGGGTATCAGGTGAAAGGAGCTTAG
- a CDS encoding universal stress protein has translation MKNILVPTDFSKQAKYALDFAAVIAKKASAKIKLVHVLEVPSSSSLHATGEVESDDPMEKIFTIKLIESSERRLAELAASVSGVKVETHIHSGSPFKILTHEINDSNVDLLVMGTSGSSGIDELTVGSNAEKMVRHATCPVITLKRPVTIDIKDIVFASDFTEDQPALIEQLKLLQTFFGAKLHVVKVNTPHDFHPSHDDIIAMDAFIKKYGLENTSRSIYNDLNADEGIMHYAGDIKADMIAMGTSGRTGIGRFFLGSIAEDVVNHAERPVWTYRLHK, from the coding sequence ATGAAGAATATCCTCGTTCCAACCGACTTTTCAAAACAAGCCAAATATGCTTTAGACTTTGCAGCTGTCATCGCTAAGAAAGCGTCAGCTAAAATCAAACTTGTTCATGTGCTTGAAGTACCCAGCAGTTCTTCCCTACACGCAACGGGAGAAGTTGAAAGCGACGATCCGATGGAAAAAATATTCACCATCAAGCTGATAGAAAGCTCCGAAAGAAGATTGGCTGAGCTTGCTGCAAGTGTGTCGGGAGTAAAAGTTGAAACACATATTCACTCAGGAAGCCCATTCAAAATTTTGACCCATGAAATCAACGACAGCAATGTTGATTTGCTGGTAATGGGAACTTCAGGCTCTTCAGGAATCGACGAGCTGACGGTTGGCTCCAATGCCGAGAAAATGGTTCGTCATGCTACCTGCCCGGTGATTACTTTAAAAAGACCTGTGACGATTGACATCAAAGATATTGTGTTTGCTTCCGATTTCACTGAGGACCAACCTGCTTTGATTGAGCAGCTTAAACTGCTTCAAACATTTTTCGGTGCCAAACTTCATGTTGTAAAGGTGAACACACCTCATGACTTCCATCCATCTCACGACGATATTATCGCCATGGATGCCTTCATTAAAAAATACGGACTTGAGAATACCTCAAGAAGTATTTACAATGATTTGAATGCTGACGAAGGGATCATGCACTATGCTGGTGATATAAAGGCAGATATGATAGCCATGGGCACCAGTGGCCGGACCGGTATTGGTCGATTCTTCCTTGGAAGTATTGCAGAGGACGTAGTTAATCATGCTGAAAGACCAGTATGGACCTACCGCCTTCATAAATAA
- a CDS encoding 1,4-dihydroxy-2-naphthoate polyprenyltransferase, producing MQIKPWISAFRLRTLPLALSVIAMGSFLAAAHGQFRWSVWWLAALTTLLLQILSNLANDYGDSIHGADRGDRKGPSRAVQSGQITPSTMKRAMIVTALLSFVSGLALLWIALGSELKLLLIFLALGVLCILAAIGYTNGKRPYGYAGLGDISVLIFFGLVGVGGSYFLHTQTIDWAVVLPALSVGFFSVGVLNVNNIRDIESDKAAGKYSIPVRIGRSKAVIYHWLLLTAGLFCGAMYVLQNAGGYSSWLFLVSLPLFWKVGRGVQTIEDPMQLDPFLKMMALSTMLFVITFGIGILI from the coding sequence ATGCAAATCAAACCCTGGATTTCGGCCTTCAGGCTTCGCACGTTGCCCCTGGCACTTTCTGTCATCGCTATGGGCTCGTTTCTGGCTGCTGCCCACGGCCAGTTTCGCTGGTCGGTATGGTGGCTGGCAGCTCTCACCACGTTGCTGCTACAAATCCTCTCCAACCTGGCCAATGACTACGGCGACTCCATTCATGGAGCCGACAGAGGTGACCGCAAGGGCCCAAGCAGGGCTGTGCAGTCGGGGCAAATAACGCCGTCAACAATGAAAAGGGCTATGATCGTTACAGCGCTTCTTTCATTTGTCAGCGGGCTGGCGCTGCTATGGATCGCACTTGGCTCCGAGCTGAAACTGCTGCTTATTTTCCTGGCGCTGGGCGTTTTGTGTATCCTTGCAGCGATAGGCTACACCAACGGAAAGCGACCCTATGGCTATGCAGGTTTGGGCGATATTTCCGTGCTTATTTTCTTCGGTTTGGTGGGGGTAGGCGGCTCCTATTTTCTGCATACCCAAACCATTGACTGGGCAGTGGTACTACCCGCCTTATCCGTTGGTTTTTTCTCTGTGGGCGTGCTAAACGTCAATAATATACGAGACATAGAGAGCGATAAGGCGGCTGGAAAATATTCCATTCCTGTTCGGATTGGCAGATCAAAAGCAGTCATCTATCACTGGCTGTTGTTAACGGCGGGCCTTTTTTGCGGTGCGATGTACGTTTTGCAAAATGCCGGAGGCTATAGCAGTTGGCTGTTTCTCGTCAGCTTGCCGCTCTTCTGGAAAGTGGGCAGGGGTGTGCAAACCATTGAGGATCCAATGCAACTCGACCCATTTTTGAAAATGATGGCTTTGAGCACAATGCTTTTTGTCATCACCTTCGGAATAGGCATTCTGATTTAA